The Tumebacillus sp. BK434 genome has a segment encoding these proteins:
- a CDS encoding CHAP domain-containing protein codes for MRRILLGLAALLLASAPSALAAGDVQPLADGMYAFHGVETKHGPQCVEYAERYYVTRYPGTFPFHNSGPGAFDIWEGIADGKDVGGWASLRRHFAAYENGTACPQPEDMLLYDRTRGSGYGHVAIIAEVNPASVVVLEQNYGHDTRRVLPLFGHRILDRGVRGVVRLKSNDAAM; via the coding sequence ATGCGCCGCATCCTTTTGGGACTCGCCGCTCTGCTGCTGGCGTCTGCCCCGTCTGCTCTGGCTGCAGGCGATGTGCAGCCGCTGGCTGACGGTATGTATGCCTTTCACGGCGTGGAGACGAAGCACGGGCCGCAATGCGTGGAGTATGCGGAACGCTACTATGTGACGCGCTATCCCGGCACGTTTCCTTTCCACAACTCCGGACCGGGCGCCTTTGACATCTGGGAAGGCATCGCCGACGGGAAAGACGTCGGCGGCTGGGCCAGTCTGCGCCGGCATTTTGCCGCCTATGAAAACGGCACGGCCTGCCCGCAACCGGAAGACATGCTGCTCTATGACCGCACGCGCGGCTCCGGCTATGGGCATGTCGCGATCATTGCCGAAGTGAATCCGGCATCCGTCGTGGTCCTCGAGCAGAACTACGGACACGATACGAGACGGGTGCTCCCACTGTTCGGTCACCGCATTCTCGACCGCGGTGTGAGAGGCGTCGTGCGATTGAAATCGAACGACGCTGCGATGTAA
- a CDS encoding ABC transporter permease, which translates to MWAVWQAEAYKYFKTKLWWGTMLLLAVPPLLNLMMWIEFMNRDPKFELTFAQAGQENVFLIAILFGPLVICLLSTLSITSETQNGTLRYVLTSQIKRWQLIFGKALWVLTWNSLLLLFAFLLNLGFAALLGASGTIPFTDTLLSWLVLSASLAAMIPVYLLMSLLIPNFFVPVGFALVGTFLGLILSSSKYVAVYPFTSPAVFLMLLQGRPMEEAVGTLPLWIGLVCALGLGGMALAAVLFQRKDVAH; encoded by the coding sequence ATGTGGGCCGTGTGGCAGGCAGAAGCGTATAAGTATTTCAAGACCAAACTCTGGTGGGGCACGATGCTGCTGCTGGCCGTCCCGCCCCTGTTGAATCTCATGATGTGGATCGAATTTATGAACCGCGATCCGAAATTCGAGCTGACATTCGCCCAAGCCGGTCAGGAAAATGTGTTTCTGATCGCGATTCTCTTCGGGCCGCTGGTGATCTGTCTGCTCAGCACGCTGTCGATCACATCGGAAACGCAAAACGGGACGCTGCGCTATGTCTTGACCTCGCAGATCAAACGCTGGCAGCTGATCTTCGGCAAAGCGCTGTGGGTGCTGACGTGGAACTCGCTGTTGCTGCTCTTCGCCTTCTTGCTCAACCTCGGATTCGCCGCCCTGCTTGGCGCGAGCGGTACGATTCCCTTCACCGACACGCTGCTGTCGTGGCTGGTGCTGTCGGCGTCCTTGGCGGCGATGATCCCGGTCTATCTGCTGATGTCGCTGCTCATCCCGAACTTTTTTGTCCCGGTCGGCTTCGCGCTGGTCGGCACGTTTCTCGGACTGATCCTGTCTTCTTCGAAATACGTGGCGGTCTATCCGTTTACATCCCCGGCTGTCTTCCTGATGCTTTTGCAAGGTCGGCCGATGGAGGAAGCGGTCGGCACGCTGCCGCTCTGGATCGGCCTGGTCTGCGCGCTCGGGCTCGGCGGGATGGCGCTGGCGGCGGTGCTGTTCCAGCGTAAAGACGTGGCGCATTGA
- a CDS encoding ABC transporter ATP-binding protein, whose amino-acid sequence MQPLLEIKQLSKSYGGKAVVQNLDMTIYPGDIYGFLGPNGAGKTTTIRMILGLIQKSGGEILFAGQKMELLDDPFAQIGCLVEAPGLYPNLTGRQNLVLFQKLRKQRNNARIEELLEMVDLQHAADQKVKSYSLGMKQRLAIAIALLPNPRLLVLDEPTNGLDPAGIREMRAFLKKLAGHGMTILISSHLLDEIEKVATRLCIIHGGKQVLEAPLDRLLQAHNDLEIASAEPQAVFSFVTNWLKARGHESATRLTDGKVLIEGFPDDSAALNAAMVQSGLPISELRVQRSRLEDMFMTITEGGHAHVGRVAGRSV is encoded by the coding sequence ATGCAGCCATTGCTGGAAATCAAACAATTGAGCAAATCATACGGCGGCAAGGCCGTCGTGCAAAACTTGGACATGACGATTTATCCCGGTGACATCTATGGGTTCCTGGGCCCGAACGGTGCCGGAAAAACGACGACGATTCGCATGATACTGGGCCTGATCCAGAAGAGCGGCGGCGAGATTCTGTTCGCCGGGCAGAAGATGGAACTGCTCGACGACCCGTTCGCCCAGATCGGCTGCCTCGTCGAAGCGCCGGGGCTGTACCCGAACTTGACCGGACGCCAGAACCTGGTGCTGTTCCAAAAACTGCGCAAACAGCGGAACAACGCGCGCATTGAAGAGCTGCTGGAGATGGTCGACCTCCAACACGCCGCCGACCAGAAGGTCAAATCGTATTCTTTGGGCATGAAACAGCGGCTGGCGATCGCCATCGCCCTCTTGCCCAATCCGCGCCTGCTCGTGCTCGACGAGCCGACCAACGGACTCGACCCGGCCGGCATCCGCGAGATGCGCGCCTTTTTGAAAAAGCTGGCCGGGCACGGCATGACGATTCTCATCTCGTCCCACCTGCTCGACGAGATCGAAAAGGTGGCGACCCGCCTGTGCATCATCCACGGCGGCAAACAGGTGCTGGAAGCGCCGCTCGACCGCCTGCTGCAGGCGCACAACGACTTGGAGATCGCGTCGGCCGAGCCGCAGGCGGTATTTTCCTTCGTCACGAACTGGCTGAAAGCACGCGGACATGAGTCGGCGACGCGCCTCACCGACGGGAAGGTGTTGATCGAAGGTTTCCCCGACGATTCGGCCGCCTTGAACGCGGCGATGGTGCAAAGCGGGCTGCCGATCTCGGAGCTGCGCGTGCAGCGCTCGCGTCTGGAAGACATGTTTATGACGATCACCGAAGGAGGGCATGCGCATGTGGGCCGTGTGGCAGGCAGAAGCGTATAA
- a CDS encoding immune inhibitor A domain-containing protein gives MKKFLALSVSGALIAGTLLSGTAMAHSTTGSTVSNSTLDLAIVNEDRIIESLEKQGVIPAGATAEQKKGILKTYLELKGKQDGDLKQSNDPLASKVKASEAAKHKAFNNGLLNGKGKKNGHLKNTPDPVKETTYNGPVRKDKVLVLNVEFADFAHNNIKPGETDNYYSDYTLQHFEDMIFGANGVKGPNGENFVSMKQFYEQQSGGTYSVEGKAYGWLKVPGTAAFYGKDAKSGGHDNVLPGGSKQLVRDVYAAALAAGIPLQDYDKEDPHDLDGDGNLNEPDGLVDHLMIIHSGIGQEAGGGVLGDNAIWSHRSAVLVDPDGLGKGLPGFYDYTMMPEDGATGVFAHEYGHDLGLPDEYDTIYSGTGETVAYWSIMASGSWAGKIGGTEPTGFSPWAKSYFSSYLGGNWAAPTVVNWDQVSSKGTQFLLDQGNSPNGQNNQIVQVNLPEKKTYVNSPTEGSYEYFGGVGDQIDNKMVASVDLTGKSSATLEFDSWYKIEKDWDFAFVQVSEDNGATWKSISNANTVSSAVPQAYPTVLSNLPGLTGNSNGWTKQSFDLSAYAGKKIQVAVRYITDWGTSEAGIYVDNVKVTADGAVLLNDGAEGTSNAFTLKGFTKSDGNIYSDHYYLLEWRNHAGVDMGLKNIRRGASLMSYDGGLVVWYVDPSYTENWTGQHPGDGFLGVVDAHVDEDLKWSTGIQASTRYHIRDAAFGLNPTSALDLVYPTQTLYAQSKPAVSLFDDSNSFSNSFMPDAGRNTTNYGLKVRVNGQSVDKSVGSIVIYK, from the coding sequence ATGAAGAAGTTTTTGGCACTTAGCGTCTCTGGCGCACTCATTGCCGGTACCCTGCTGAGCGGTACTGCAATGGCACACAGCACCACCGGATCCACCGTGTCCAACAGCACGCTGGACCTGGCGATCGTAAACGAAGATCGCATCATCGAGTCCCTGGAGAAGCAAGGGGTTATTCCGGCAGGGGCAACTGCTGAGCAGAAGAAAGGCATCCTGAAGACATACTTGGAGCTCAAAGGGAAGCAGGATGGCGACCTGAAGCAATCGAACGATCCGTTGGCATCCAAAGTAAAAGCTTCTGAAGCAGCTAAACATAAGGCATTCAACAACGGTCTTCTCAACGGCAAAGGCAAGAAGAATGGCCACCTGAAGAACACTCCGGACCCGGTTAAAGAAACGACTTACAACGGTCCGGTGCGCAAAGACAAAGTTCTCGTGCTGAACGTTGAATTCGCTGACTTTGCACACAACAACATCAAGCCGGGCGAAACGGACAACTACTACTCCGACTACACCCTGCAGCACTTCGAAGACATGATCTTCGGCGCGAACGGTGTAAAAGGTCCGAACGGCGAAAACTTCGTATCGATGAAGCAATTCTATGAGCAACAATCTGGCGGCACCTACTCGGTTGAAGGTAAAGCGTACGGCTGGCTGAAAGTTCCGGGCACTGCAGCATTCTACGGCAAAGACGCAAAATCCGGCGGCCACGACAACGTTCTGCCGGGCGGCTCCAAGCAGCTCGTTCGCGACGTTTATGCAGCAGCATTGGCAGCAGGCATCCCGCTGCAAGACTACGATAAAGAAGATCCGCACGATCTCGATGGCGACGGCAACCTGAACGAGCCGGACGGCCTCGTCGATCACCTGATGATCATCCACTCCGGCATTGGTCAGGAAGCTGGCGGCGGCGTGCTGGGCGACAACGCGATCTGGTCGCACCGTTCCGCAGTACTGGTTGATCCGGATGGCCTTGGCAAAGGTCTCCCGGGCTTCTACGACTACACCATGATGCCGGAAGACGGCGCGACTGGCGTATTCGCACACGAATACGGCCACGACCTCGGCCTGCCGGACGAGTACGACACCATCTACTCCGGTACCGGTGAAACGGTTGCCTACTGGTCGATCATGGCATCCGGCTCCTGGGCTGGTAAAATTGGCGGCACCGAGCCGACCGGTTTCTCCCCGTGGGCGAAGTCTTACTTCTCCTCCTACCTGGGCGGCAACTGGGCAGCTCCGACCGTTGTAAACTGGGATCAAGTATCCTCCAAGGGCACGCAGTTCCTGCTTGACCAAGGCAACTCCCCGAACGGTCAGAACAACCAGATCGTTCAAGTGAATCTGCCGGAGAAGAAGACCTATGTCAACTCCCCGACCGAAGGTTCCTATGAGTACTTCGGCGGCGTAGGTGACCAGATCGACAACAAGATGGTTGCCTCTGTCGATCTGACCGGCAAATCTTCCGCAACTCTCGAATTCGATTCCTGGTACAAGATCGAGAAAGACTGGGACTTCGCATTCGTTCAAGTATCTGAAGACAACGGCGCGACCTGGAAGTCGATCAGCAACGCGAACACCGTTTCTTCCGCAGTGCCGCAAGCATACCCGACCGTTCTGTCGAACCTCCCGGGTCTGACCGGCAACTCCAACGGCTGGACGAAGCAATCCTTCGACCTGTCCGCATACGCTGGCAAGAAGATCCAAGTAGCAGTTCGCTACATCACCGACTGGGGCACTTCCGAAGCGGGCATCTACGTGGACAACGTGAAAGTAACTGCTGACGGCGCTGTGCTGCTCAACGACGGTGCAGAAGGCACTTCCAACGCCTTCACCTTGAAAGGCTTCACCAAGTCGGACGGCAACATCTACTCCGACCACTACTACCTGCTTGAGTGGCGTAACCATGCAGGCGTAGACATGGGTCTGAAGAACATCCGCCGCGGCGCATCCCTGATGTCCTACGATGGCGGTCTCGTAGTATGGTACGTTGACCCGTCCTACACCGAGAACTGGACTGGTCAGCACCCGGGCGACGGCTTCCTCGGCGTTGTTGACGCACACGTTGACGAAGACCTCAAGTGGAGCACCGGCATTCAAGCTTCCACCCGTTACCACATCCGTGACGCTGCGTTCGGCCTGAACCCGACCTCCGCTCTGGACCTGGTATACCCGACCCAAACCCTGTACGCTCAATCCAAGCCGGCAGTTTCCCTGTTCGATGACAGCAACTCCTTCTCGAACTCCTTCATGCCGGATGCAGGCCGCAACACGACCAACTACGGCCTGAAAGTTCGCGTCAACGGCCAATCTGTTGACAAGTCTGTCGGTTCCATCGTGATCTACAAATAA
- a CDS encoding carbohydrate kinase family protein, whose protein sequence is MAITVIGTVFVDIKGYANGKVNSDTKNVGHVEFAHGGVGRNVAEAIGRAGGSVEFISSVSNTAQGADVAARLESIGIKTSRMVKTDNGMGQWLAILDGTGSLVASVSEKPDLSKLEDLLLRQGEEIVKNSDAVVVELDLHDLVVQAIFAWAKQYDVPVYGIVGNLDVLMGKRSLINDMAMFICNQQEVEEVYGISITSIEEAKLAARDLTAGGLKTSVITMGAEGCVFYNRLTDEFGYVPVVPTTVIDTTGAGDSFFAGTVFGLAHGHLLQQAVECGTHLASWTIASKEAVDPQISRHVQNHPLFQGDVVLK, encoded by the coding sequence TTGGCGATTACTGTGATCGGCACCGTATTCGTAGACATTAAGGGTTATGCGAACGGCAAGGTCAATTCTGATACAAAAAACGTCGGTCATGTTGAATTTGCACACGGCGGCGTCGGGCGCAACGTGGCGGAAGCGATCGGCCGTGCAGGCGGCAGTGTGGAGTTTATCTCCTCGGTTTCCAACACCGCACAGGGAGCGGACGTGGCGGCGCGACTGGAGAGCATCGGCATCAAGACGTCGCGTATGGTGAAAACGGACAACGGCATGGGGCAATGGCTGGCGATCCTCGACGGCACCGGCTCGTTGGTCGCATCCGTCTCGGAGAAGCCGGACCTGTCCAAGCTGGAAGACCTGCTCCTGCGCCAAGGCGAAGAGATCGTGAAGAACTCCGACGCGGTGGTCGTCGAGCTCGACCTGCATGACTTGGTCGTGCAGGCGATCTTCGCGTGGGCGAAACAATATGACGTGCCGGTCTACGGCATCGTCGGCAATCTCGACGTGCTGATGGGCAAACGCTCGCTGATCAACGACATGGCGATGTTCATCTGCAACCAGCAGGAGGTCGAAGAGGTCTACGGCATCTCGATCACCTCGATTGAAGAGGCGAAGCTGGCCGCACGCGATCTGACCGCAGGCGGCTTGAAGACGTCGGTGATCACGATGGGGGCGGAAGGCTGCGTCTTCTACAATCGCCTGACCGATGAATTTGGATATGTGCCGGTCGTCCCGACCACGGTGATCGACACCACCGGTGCCGGCGACTCGTTTTTTGCAGGCACCGTCTTCGGGCTGGCGCACGGTCACTTGCTGCAGCAGGCTGTCGAATGCGGCACGCACCTCGCGTCTTGGACGATCGCGTCGAAAGAAGCGGTCGACCCGCAGATCTCGCGGCATGTGCAGAACCATCCGCTCTTCCAAGGAGATGTCGTGCTGAAGTAG
- a CDS encoding aminoglycoside phosphotransferase family protein: MDRLQAWINEQGWELLAKQQVTGGYTGVLYRLRLRDERGGLVRAVYKQFAPGRDGELPFYERVVPLLPHGVPQLYGIVPGEGILIEEAGTALKPLFQNGSPAAKRELLERVVTLLADLHVSLAGPSAEWEQAGIVSSYPFHSSVEFAQDAFRELQEQVGRLPGVDDRLLAELREMEAFFYPRYPQYVGGQQTFTHGDPHMENILLDGGQIRLIDWEYASLAVPQRDLSILLQDVPEDSLHALALTVFRRELAKRGWAVTPDFDRAFTACMFDNTLMMLGFELWKYRNGHLSGAEIEQILPRKVGWMRRAYHELKKEC, encoded by the coding sequence ATGGATCGGCTGCAAGCATGGATCAATGAACAAGGCTGGGAACTGCTCGCCAAGCAGCAGGTGACCGGCGGGTATACCGGCGTTTTGTACCGACTGCGCCTGCGCGATGAACGGGGGGGTCTGGTGCGGGCGGTGTACAAGCAGTTTGCGCCCGGACGCGACGGCGAACTGCCATTTTATGAGCGTGTGGTGCCGCTGTTGCCGCACGGGGTGCCGCAGCTGTACGGCATCGTGCCGGGGGAGGGCATTCTGATCGAAGAGGCGGGGACGGCGCTCAAGCCCCTTTTTCAAAACGGCAGCCCGGCTGCCAAGCGCGAACTGCTGGAGCGGGTGGTCACGCTGCTCGCCGACCTGCACGTCTCACTGGCCGGGCCAAGCGCCGAGTGGGAGCAGGCCGGCATCGTGTCCTCCTATCCGTTCCACTCCTCGGTCGAATTTGCGCAGGATGCCTTCCGGGAGCTCCAGGAACAAGTGGGACGCTTGCCCGGAGTGGACGACCGGCTGCTCGCGGAGCTGCGCGAGATGGAGGCGTTTTTCTACCCGCGCTATCCGCAATATGTCGGGGGTCAGCAAACGTTCACGCACGGTGACCCGCATATGGAGAACATCCTGCTCGACGGGGGACAGATCCGCCTGATCGACTGGGAGTACGCATCGCTCGCCGTGCCGCAGCGGGACTTGTCGATCTTGCTGCAGGATGTGCCGGAGGACAGCTTGCACGCCCTGGCCCTGACCGTTTTTCGCCGCGAGCTGGCAAAACGGGGCTGGGCGGTGACGCCCGATTTTGACCGGGCGTTCACCGCCTGCATGTTCGACAACACGTTGATGATGCTGGGCTTTGAGCTGTGGAAATACCGCAACGGGCATCTTTCCGGGGCGGAGATCGAACAGATTCTGCCGCGCAAGGTCGGCTGGATGCGCAGAGCGTATCACGAACTCAAAAAGGAATGCTGA
- a CDS encoding M48 family metallopeptidase: MRRAYLTLPLCFLILLASLWTAFYVYNDTSVVTEVVRGEAAHPLSFMSEAEYKRTTDFSRIKEALYFADLGFDWVVLLFVLAAGLSGRFRDTAVKLFKRSSFGQVTVYTVLFQLVTTLLELPLAWYRHMIDVNYGVSNMTPSAWFSELFLDFGLSTLMTVPVIWIAFLIIKKSPKRWWLWLWTATVPLLLFLIVIQPVFIDPLYNEFKPLQDQELKAKIIDLAHKANIPSENVYEVDMSKKTNALNAYVNGIGPSARIVLWDTTLNKLSEEEILFIMGHEMGHYVKHHMLWGLAGSLVVMLALFYLTAVLYPRIVRFMGGVWSLKGEQDLAALPVALLVLSLLGFLVSPAENYMQRVHEQVSDRYAVEITDGDVTAGITSFQKLSRLSLSDPNPSPLVKILLYSHPTLSERIRDLEQMGKEQNVSGTK; this comes from the coding sequence ATGAGACGCGCTTACTTGACGCTCCCGCTCTGTTTTTTAATTTTGCTCGCCAGTCTGTGGACCGCTTTCTACGTCTACAACGACACAAGCGTGGTCACCGAGGTGGTTCGCGGCGAAGCGGCGCACCCGCTGTCGTTCATGTCGGAAGCGGAGTACAAGCGGACAACCGACTTTTCGCGGATCAAAGAAGCGCTTTATTTTGCAGACCTCGGCTTCGACTGGGTGGTGCTCCTGTTCGTGCTGGCGGCAGGTCTCTCCGGCCGCTTCCGGGATACGGCAGTCAAGCTGTTCAAACGATCATCGTTCGGTCAGGTGACCGTCTACACCGTGCTGTTCCAACTGGTCACGACCTTGCTCGAACTGCCTCTTGCCTGGTACCGGCACATGATCGATGTCAACTACGGAGTCTCGAACATGACGCCGTCCGCTTGGTTTTCCGAGCTGTTTCTCGATTTTGGCCTTTCCACGCTGATGACCGTGCCGGTGATCTGGATCGCCTTTTTGATCATCAAAAAGAGCCCCAAGCGCTGGTGGCTGTGGCTGTGGACGGCGACCGTGCCCTTGCTGCTGTTCTTGATCGTCATCCAGCCGGTCTTCATCGACCCGCTGTATAACGAGTTCAAACCGCTGCAGGATCAGGAGCTGAAAGCAAAAATCATCGATCTCGCACACAAAGCGAACATCCCGAGCGAGAACGTCTATGAAGTGGACATGTCGAAGAAGACGAACGCCTTGAACGCCTATGTCAACGGCATCGGGCCCAGCGCGCGGATCGTGCTGTGGGATACGACGCTGAACAAGCTCAGTGAGGAGGAGATCCTCTTCATCATGGGCCATGAGATGGGCCACTACGTCAAGCACCACATGCTGTGGGGGCTGGCCGGGTCGTTGGTCGTGATGCTCGCCTTGTTCTACCTGACCGCGGTGCTCTACCCGCGCATCGTGCGCTTTATGGGCGGCGTCTGGAGCTTGAAAGGCGAACAGGACTTGGCAGCCTTGCCGGTGGCGCTTCTGGTGCTGAGCCTGCTCGGGTTCCTCGTCTCTCCGGCGGAGAACTACATGCAGCGTGTGCATGAACAGGTCTCGGACCGCTATGCGGTAGAGATCACGGACGGCGATGTAACGGCCGGCATCACCTCATTCCAGAAGCTATCCCGCCTGTCGCTGTCCGATCCCAACCCGTCACCGCTGGTGAAGATCCTGCTCTACTCGCATCCGACGCTCTCCGAGCGCATTCGCGACCTCGAACAGATGGGCAAGGAGCAAAATGTGAGCGGTACGAAATGA
- a CDS encoding DUF2334 domain-containing protein: MKKALLAILLAVIVALPIQGQSRTNSFPSHEKHQALLRLEDVSPGGAYASLDDLGRLRAVFEYLQEENVPFHLAVIPRSKLWKDGAWVEKGIDDPHPDEHLQKFIALLQSVQQNGAVLGMHGYTHQYGNVKRGDGWHDTGVGYEFDIEDAPETSTVPYAVEKISKSLTAFEKAGLKPAFWESPHYQDTRDQEEVFRSYMGVLYQPDYFSLKSFKDQVVYQDENTYGDTTLGSVYVPAPLSYVTGQKDVERILNKTAHFQGLGAVFYHSFKEYDALEAVTGPDGKPQLRDGLPVYRYKAGSNTQLQQIVQGMREQGWTWMSLHDVLPFSPAHRIDLPLGTTTGHLLFGDVSGNKQDALVVVDSVGKVSVLQGNYNWPRNRTQSPFTTWLRSGLNPEDTPLLADVNGGGVADLIAYHPESGEVTVYLSNTLGFDAGTSYGRLPAGLKKIAAGDLNGDGLADLLLLQEKTVTTAFQEGQKFQPRGEQSLYLQHDDVQMLTGDVNGDKRRELILYSPSARQLDVYAVSADGRFRHLQTFDVPKPKRGGQAVLGDTNGDGLDDVIIADGQNGIWEIWQGDAKSILKPHDNLYGPWARGERTAFSADLDGNGKADILSFDPEQGALDISLSFRQGK; the protein is encoded by the coding sequence ATGAAGAAAGCCCTGCTCGCTATTTTGCTGGCTGTGATCGTCGCGCTGCCGATTCAAGGCCAGTCGCGCACCAATTCGTTTCCAAGCCATGAGAAACACCAGGCCCTGTTGCGCTTGGAAGACGTGTCGCCGGGCGGTGCCTATGCCAGCTTGGACGACCTCGGGCGCCTGCGTGCGGTGTTCGAATATTTGCAGGAAGAAAACGTGCCGTTCCACCTCGCCGTCATTCCCCGCTCGAAGCTGTGGAAAGACGGGGCGTGGGTGGAAAAAGGGATCGATGATCCTCATCCGGATGAGCACTTGCAGAAGTTTATCGCGCTGCTGCAATCGGTGCAGCAAAACGGAGCGGTGCTCGGCATGCACGGCTACACCCATCAGTACGGAAATGTCAAACGCGGCGACGGCTGGCACGACACCGGCGTCGGCTATGAATTTGACATCGAAGACGCGCCGGAGACGTCCACCGTCCCCTACGCGGTCGAAAAGATCTCGAAAAGCCTGACTGCGTTTGAAAAAGCGGGTCTGAAGCCGGCCTTCTGGGAATCGCCGCACTATCAGGACACGCGCGATCAAGAAGAAGTCTTTCGCTCCTATATGGGCGTGCTGTACCAGCCGGACTACTTCTCGCTGAAGTCGTTCAAAGACCAGGTCGTCTATCAGGATGAGAACACGTATGGCGATACGACGCTCGGTTCGGTGTATGTCCCTGCCCCGCTCAGCTATGTGACCGGACAGAAAGATGTGGAGCGCATTCTGAATAAGACGGCGCATTTCCAAGGGCTTGGCGCCGTGTTTTACCATTCGTTTAAGGAATACGACGCGCTGGAAGCGGTGACCGGCCCGGACGGCAAGCCGCAGCTTCGCGACGGTCTGCCCGTCTACCGCTACAAAGCCGGGTCGAACACCCAGCTGCAGCAGATCGTCCAAGGCATGCGCGAACAGGGGTGGACGTGGATGTCGCTGCACGATGTGCTGCCCTTCTCCCCCGCCCATCGCATCGATCTGCCGCTGGGCACGACGACCGGGCATCTCTTGTTCGGCGACGTCAGCGGCAACAAGCAGGACGCATTGGTCGTCGTCGACAGCGTCGGCAAGGTGTCGGTGCTGCAAGGCAACTACAACTGGCCGCGCAACCGTACCCAGTCGCCGTTTACCACCTGGCTGCGCAGCGGCCTGAACCCGGAGGACACGCCGCTGCTCGCCGATGTGAACGGCGGTGGTGTCGCCGACCTGATCGCCTACCACCCGGAGAGCGGTGAGGTAACCGTCTATCTGTCGAACACGCTGGGCTTCGATGCCGGAACGAGCTACGGCAGATTGCCGGCCGGTCTGAAAAAAATCGCCGCGGGTGATCTGAACGGAGACGGGCTGGCCGACCTGCTTTTGCTGCAGGAAAAGACGGTCACCACAGCGTTTCAGGAGGGGCAGAAGTTCCAGCCGCGCGGGGAGCAATCCCTGTATCTGCAGCATGATGATGTGCAAATGCTGACCGGCGATGTGAACGGCGACAAACGCCGCGAGCTGATCCTGTATTCGCCGTCCGCGCGCCAGTTGGACGTGTATGCGGTGTCGGCCGACGGCCGGTTTCGCCACCTCCAAACGTTTGACGTGCCCAAGCCGAAGCGCGGCGGCCAGGCGGTGCTTGGCGACACCAACGGGGACGGGCTCGACGATGTGATCATCGCCGACGGGCAGAACGGCATCTGGGAAATCTGGCAAGGCGATGCCAAGTCCATCCTCAAGCCGCATGACAACCTGTATGGCCCTTGGGCCCGGGGCGAGCGGACCGCGTTCAGCGCCGACCTCGACGGCAATGGCAAAGCGGACATCCTGTCCTTCGACCCGGAGCAAGGCGCGCTCGACATCTCGCTGTCGTTCCGCCAGGGCAAATAA
- a CDS encoding acyl-CoA thioesterase translates to MKVSLDIVVRSTEIDVNGHVNNAKYLEYLEWGREEWYEQAGLHYDVFTELGVQTVTVNININYRQECKQGDRLTITTTPERMGNSSYSLKQEIHNQRGERVADAVVTSVAMDIASRKGRPVPEALRKLFA, encoded by the coding sequence ATGAAAGTTTCTTTAGACATTGTGGTTCGTTCGACCGAAATTGATGTAAACGGACATGTGAACAACGCCAAATATCTGGAGTACCTCGAATGGGGCCGTGAAGAGTGGTACGAGCAGGCCGGCCTGCATTACGATGTATTCACGGAGCTCGGCGTGCAGACGGTGACGGTGAACATCAACATCAACTACCGTCAAGAGTGTAAGCAAGGCGACCGCTTAACGATCACCACGACGCCGGAACGGATGGGCAACTCGTCGTATTCGCTGAAGCAGGAGATCCACAACCAGCGCGGTGAACGGGTCGCCGATGCGGTCGTCACGTCGGTTGCGATGGACATCGCGAGCCGCAAAGGGCGCCCGGTGCCCGAGGCGCTGCGCAAGCTGTTTGCATAG
- a CDS encoding DUF1292 domain-containing protein has protein sequence MRNEIGFMEDKLEVITGQQLHLEVPEQGVYDYEAAKVFAAAGVSYILCLRLSPGREAYLLKADDLGEGWWNIIDIEDDSEWERARQASGYQDFTGVLHR, from the coding sequence ATGAGAAACGAGATCGGGTTCATGGAGGACAAGCTGGAGGTCATCACCGGCCAGCAGTTGCACCTTGAGGTGCCGGAGCAAGGGGTTTACGATTACGAGGCGGCCAAGGTGTTTGCCGCAGCGGGCGTTTCCTACATCCTGTGCCTGCGCCTGTCCCCGGGGCGGGAAGCGTACCTGCTGAAGGCGGATGACCTTGGCGAAGGCTGGTGGAACATCATTGACATCGAAGATGACAGCGAATGGGAGCGGGCGCGCCAGGCGTCGGGCTATCAGGACTTCACCGGGGTGCTGCACCGCTAA